CGTTGGTTTGGATATTTTTTACCAAGCGTTTCTCTATGAACCGCGAACCATTTCCGGAAATACCGATCTCCGCGCAACGGTAAACGGGCTCTACAGTTCCACATTGCACGCCGGTGGGTTTTCCATTCGTGCGAGCTTCTAACTAGACCCTCCACCAGATGTCTCAGACCTTGCGAGTGTGAATACAGCACAGCCGAGAGGCATTATGATGAAGAACGATAGCACCGTGGAATTTTGGGGCTGATCGCGCAGAGCACTTCATAGGAAATTGTGTCGCTCCAATCGGCAATGTCCTGGGCCGTGATTCGTTCAGTTCCCTGTTCTCCGATCAGGACCACTTCATCCCCAACAGCGATGTCTTCGATTTCCGTCACATCCACCATCATCATGTCCATGCAGACGATACCCGCGATCGTAGCCCGTTGTCCACGAATGAGCACCTGGCCTCGATTTGACAGGCGCCGGCTGACCCCACTGGAGTAGCCGATCGGAAGAACGGCTACTCTAGTCGGCCGTCTCGCCATGAACGTGCGATTATAACTAACGGTTTGCCCTGGTTGAATCAACTTCAGCTGCACAATCCTGGTCGTGAGTGAGAGAATTGGTCTGAGGTCAGGAGGCCGAACGGAAGAGGGTAGCGTGTGATAGCCATAGAGCATAATGCCTGGCCGAACCAAGGAGTAGTGAGCCGATGGGAAACGAACAATACCCGCGCTGTTCGCGAGATGAATCAGAGGCGTGCTGAATCCCGCTTCGCGCACGACCTTGAGCGCCTGATCAAACAGAGTGACCTGCTGCTCAGTTGGACCAGGCTCCAACCCATCCGAATCGGCCAAGTGAGACATCACGCCTTCCAGACACAACGACGGAGGTATCACGTGTTTCCTCAAGATGGTTTCCAGCTCACTGTGTGTGAGCCCCAACCGGCCCATGCCGGTGTCAACCTTCAGATGAATCGGGTAGGGGAAGGCGTATCGAGCAGCACACTGTCCCAGCATTGTGAGGATCGCCGGATCACTGACCACTGGAGTAAGCCGATGAGCAACGAGGTCCTCCACGTGTTGTGAAAAAACCGGCCCGAGAATCACGATCGATGTTGTGATACCGGTTTGACGGAGGACGATTCCTTCTTCGATCGAGAACACGGCAAGACGACCGATGCCTTGCTGGACTAAGGCCTGTGCTGTTTTCACAGCCCCATGACCATACGCATTGGCCT
The nucleotide sequence above comes from Nitrospira sp.. Encoded proteins:
- the alr gene encoding alanine racemase — encoded protein: MLIPSDVSPTVATVDLTALAHNVLQLRRFLSPGCNVMAVVKANAYGHGAVKTAQALVQQGIGRLAVFSIEEGIVLRQTGITTSIVILGPVFSQHVEDLVAHRLTPVVSDPAILTMLGQCAARYAFPYPIHLKVDTGMGRLGLTHSELETILRKHVIPPSLCLEGVMSHLADSDGLEPGPTEQQVTLFDQALKVVREAGFSTPLIHLANSAGIVRFPSAHYSLVRPGIMLYGYHTLPSSVRPPDLRPILSLTTRIVQLKLIQPGQTVSYNRTFMARRPTRVAVLPIGYSSGVSRRLSNRGQVLIRGQRATIAGIVCMDMMMVDVTEIEDIAVGDEVVLIGEQGTERITAQDIADWSDTISYEVLCAISPKIPRCYRSSS